The Lewinellaceae bacterium genome includes a region encoding these proteins:
- a CDS encoding bifunctional metallophosphatase/5'-nucleotidase, with translation MKNRFLPILFLALIFQWSCHLPQASRDDITFTVLQLNDVYEISPLDGGKSGGLARVGTLIKELKAENENTITLLSGDFLSPSLIGMLNDEDGGKIAGRQMVETLNAIGLDYVTFGNHEFDLKTGDLLQTRMDQSEFVYVCSNAFRQYEDGKTEPFTQRGEAIPSYVIKTFKNASGKQVRVGITGVVLPFNKQPYVQYTSFETALKATASEMKPQTDIMLAITHLSIDEDKEMAQKNQDYRAIFGGHEHVNMKYQIGNTLITKADANAKTVYIHRFTYHPSTGKTTIKSTLKTIDDTIADEPEAHKVVMSWEGKVDGIIEEMGYDPDNEILVTKTPLICTEEKIRNMPTNFGILTSKAFEKVLPQADAFLLNSGSMRLDDNLLGVITEYDILRVYPYGGPISRVEMTGADLAKMLDIGLGTNKGEGGYFQTWKVDKTAEGQWRVSGKRIDPVKKYKVVMPQFLASGKEANLEMLGTMKREEFDSFKVQDKTIANDVRDIVIFYMGELKVF, from the coding sequence ATGAAAAACAGATTTTTACCAATCCTCTTCCTGGCCCTGATTTTCCAGTGGAGTTGTCATCTTCCACAGGCCTCCAGGGACGATATTACATTCACCGTTTTGCAACTGAATGACGTATACGAAATTTCGCCCCTGGATGGGGGAAAATCCGGCGGGCTGGCCCGTGTAGGAACTCTTATAAAAGAGCTCAAAGCAGAAAATGAAAATACAATTACACTGCTTTCCGGAGATTTTTTAAGCCCTTCCCTGATCGGGATGCTCAATGATGAGGACGGAGGTAAAATTGCCGGCCGGCAAATGGTGGAAACGCTCAATGCCATTGGGTTGGATTATGTGACTTTTGGCAACCATGAGTTTGATCTCAAAACGGGAGATCTGCTTCAAACGCGGATGGATCAAAGTGAGTTTGTATATGTGTGCAGCAATGCATTTCGCCAATATGAAGACGGCAAAACAGAACCATTCACCCAACGGGGAGAAGCCATACCCTCCTATGTAATAAAAACGTTTAAAAATGCTTCAGGGAAGCAAGTCCGTGTGGGCATAACAGGAGTGGTGCTGCCTTTCAACAAGCAGCCTTATGTTCAATATACCTCTTTTGAAACGGCCCTGAAGGCTACCGCCTCGGAAATGAAACCTCAGACGGATATTATGCTGGCCATCACCCACCTTTCCATCGATGAGGATAAGGAAATGGCACAGAAAAATCAGGATTATCGCGCTATTTTCGGTGGCCACGAACATGTGAATATGAAATATCAAATTGGCAATACCCTCATCACCAAAGCAGATGCCAATGCGAAAACGGTTTATATTCATCGGTTTACCTACCATCCTTCCACCGGCAAAACGACGATAAAATCAACACTCAAAACCATTGATGATACTATAGCGGATGAGCCTGAAGCCCATAAAGTCGTCATGAGCTGGGAAGGGAAAGTGGATGGCATCATTGAGGAAATGGGTTACGATCCCGATAACGAAATCCTGGTGACCAAAACGCCCTTGATTTGCACCGAAGAAAAAATCAGGAACATGCCAACGAATTTTGGCATCCTGACTTCCAAGGCTTTCGAGAAAGTATTACCCCAGGCAGATGCTTTTTTATTGAACAGTGGTTCCATGCGGTTGGACGACAATCTCCTGGGCGTTATTACTGAATACGACATCCTGAGGGTATATCCCTATGGCGGACCCATTTCAAGAGTCGAAATGACCGGTGCCGACCTCGCAAAAATGCTCGATATCGGACTTGGGACCAATAAGGGAGAAGGCGGCTATTTTCAAACCTGGAAGGTTGATAAAACGGCTGAAGGCCAATGGAGGGTTAGCGGAAAACGGATCGATCCGGTGAAAAAGTATAAAGTGGTTATGCCTCAATTTTTAGCTTCCGGCAAGGAGGCAAATCTCGAAATGCTGGGAACGATGAAACGCGAAGAATTTGATTCCTTCAAAGTGCAGGATAAAACAATAGCCAATGATGTGCGGGACATTGTCATTTTTTATATGGGGGAGCTCAAGGTTTTTTAA